In Vitis riparia cultivar Riparia Gloire de Montpellier isolate 1030 chromosome 19, EGFV_Vit.rip_1.0, whole genome shotgun sequence, the following proteins share a genomic window:
- the LOC117908827 gene encoding ADP-ribosylation factor GTPase-activating protein AGD5, with protein sequence MNEKANVTKELNARHRKILEGLLKLPENRECADCKSKGPRWASVNLGIFICMQCSGIHRSLGVHISKVRSATLDTWLPEQVAFIQSMGNEKANSYWEADLPPNYDRVGIENFIRAKYEDKRWIPKDGKPRSTSQGREEKASAHWHRPGDRGGSGNTSNSENSFEEKKNVQGPSIKDNGPATRISLPVPPKGPEPVAPIPKPHQVTQKPEPSVPQAESAKQAADSTPVVPPPKVDYATDLFNMLSMDDPTENGSEAASADDNAWAGFQSAEQTSSAEKTAPAKPIEGNTQSTSGIEDLFKDSPSIMPSASDKPQKDVKNDIMSLFEKSNMVSPFSLHQQQLAMLAQQQSLLMAAAAKSTGVAPKFPINAQQHSSNGTNLPTQNWPNMGYQIPGMMMQAAGNNDMQKFMQAANMGPTHPAGNSVPFATSSVYTMGQVAPTNGVATTSVSRPPSASPATPPTQPGKEYDFSSLTQGMFSKP encoded by the exons ATGAACGAGAAGGCCAACGTTACCAAGGAGCTCAATGCCAGGCACAGAAAG ATACTAGAAGGCCTTCTTAAACTGCCTGAGAACAGAGAATGTGCTGACTGCAAAAGCAA AGGTCCTAGATGGGCTAGTGTGAATCTAGGCATATTTATATGCATGCAATGTTCTGGGATCCATAGAAGCCTTGGGGTACACATATCAAAG GTGAGGTCTGCCACACTGGACACATGGCTTCCTGAACAGGTTGCATTTATTCAAT CTATGGGAAATGAGAAGGCAAATAGTTATTGGGAAGCAGATCTACCTCCAAACTATGATAGAGTTGGGATTGAGAATTTTATCCGTGCAAA GTATGAAGATAAGAGATGGATTCCTAAGGATGGAAAACCAAGATCAACTTCTCAGGGTCGAGAAGAAAAGGCATCCGCACATTGGCATAGGCCTGGGGATAGAGGTGGGAGTGGAAATACCAGCAATTCTGAGAATTCATTTGAGGAAAAGAAGAATGTTCAGGGACCTAGTATAAAAGATAACGGGCCTGCTACAAGGATTAGCCTTCCTGTGCCTCCTAAAGGACCTGAGCCA GTTGCCCCTATTCCAAAGCCTCATCAAGTTACTCAGAAACCAGAACCATCAGTGCCACAAGCTGAATCAGCTAAGCAGGCTGCAGATTCTACTCCAGTAGTTCCTCCCCCTAAAGTTGATTATGCTACTGATCTTTTTAACATGCTTTCCATGGATGATCCTACTGAAAATGGCTCAGAGGCAGCCTCTGCTGATGATAATGCATGGGCTGGTTTCCAGT CTGCTGAACAAACTTCATCAGCTGAGAAAACTGCTCCTGCAAAACCAATTGAAGGTAATACCCAGTCCACTTCTGGAATTGAGGATCTATTTAAAGATTCACCTTCAATCATGCCATCTGCCTCAGATAAGCCCCAGAAAGATGTAAAGAATGATATAATGAGTCTTTTTGAGAAG TCCAATATGGTGTCACCATTTTCTCTTCATCAACAACAACTTGCCATGCTGGCGCAGCAACAGTCCCTTCTCATGGCTGCTGCAGCTAAATCCACGGGTGTGGCCCCAAAGTTTCCCATCAATGCACAACAACATAGCTCAAATGGTACCAATTTACCCACTCAAAACTGGCCAAACATGGGCTACCAAATTCCTGGAATGATGATGCAAGCTGCAGGGAACAACGATATGCAGAAATTTATGCAG GCTGCAAACATGGGGCCAACACATCCAGCTGGGAACTCAGTTCCATTTGCAACATCCAG TGTGTATACTATGGGCCAAGTTGCTCCCACCAATGGTGTCGCAACCACTAGCGTGAGTAGACCGCCATCAGCATCACCAGCTACGCCTCCTACACAGCCAGGAAAAGAATATGATTTCTCGTCATTAACACAGGGCATGTTCTCGAAACCCTAA